TGGTtgagaaatgtattgcctttacAATGGAggtcaatcaaaagacacagacaggggaaatggataaaaaatatgtgaTCCATCTATGTGTATGTCcctctacaagagactcactttaggctACTTGTCAAAAATAGGTtcaaagtgaaatgttgggaaagtTATTCCATGCAAACGGTAACCAAAAAGATCAGGAGTAGTAAACTAAATGAGATCAAATAgaattcaaaagcaaaaattttaagaGCCAAGGACAACACTATATATAATTAAGGAGGGAATCGACAAAAAAGTAATAATCATCATGAACATTTATGCATCTAAGAAGGTTGTGCCAATATATGAGCCAGCAACTGGCAACACACTACAGAGAAACAGACATTTCTAGATTGCTTTAACGAGACTGCCATCATCAACAGGTAAAATGTCTAGATAGAGGATCTACAGGGACATAGATAACTTGAATAATAAGATCAATGAACCAGACATAACAGATAGATACAGATAAATACACCCCACGACAGgaggatatacattcctctcaACTGCATATGGATcactccaggatagaccatatgatggGACAAAATCAGGTtctcaacaaattgaaaaaatttgaaaatatacaaagcattttctagaaccataatggaatgaagctgcaaaCCAGTCACAGCAGAAGGACTGGTATATTCACAAATACTTGCAGGTCAAACATCATACTcttaatcagtaggtcaaagaagaaattactagagtaATCAGTACATATCTCAAGATGAAAgcaaatgagaatgcaacatataaaaactatgggatgcagcaaaggcaaggATGAGCGAGAAATTTATTGGCTAAACACCAacattataaaagaggaaagagctaACATAGAATAACAAActgtatatttggaggaactagaaaaggaaCATTAAACTCAGCTGACAGTGAacctaaggaaaagaaataacaaagattagagcagaaataaattaaattgaacatttcaaaAAGGGGACTATCAACAAATgcacaagttggttctttgagaagagcaATAAAAGTGACACGCTCTGAGACAGatacacaaagaaaaacagatagaaaatgcaaataaagaaaatcagaactgAGAGGTGGGACAGTACTACTGATAACACACGCAAAAAAACTATCAGTAGAGGATAATATGAGCAACTCTAGGCCAAGAAACTAGGCTGCTTAGAGTAAATGAACAACCTATGATGATTTAGGGACCAGAGGGATTCAGGATGATTTTATGAATCATTGTGAGAAAAGGTAATGATaatctttctcaaacttttccacaaaattgaagaggagggaatactccctAAGTTATTCTAGTAAGCTAACACCACTCTAATACAGACATCAGACCAAGAGATTATGCAGAAAATTATAGATgaaccacagatgcttagagagagaaatgccctggagatgctaagagaaaacCCAAAGGACACAGCTACTGGatttagaagctgaaagcaatggaactgggagcaaggagTAGCAAATGCTAACTGTGGGCTTTACAAGGTGtttcagatgccagcagccttttctcagaGTACAGGTATCATCCAGTTGATgccttcattgggacattttcatggacttagaactctaaactcataacttaataaattccccctggAAAGCAAATTCCTTCCTGggagattgcattctggcaggtttagcaaGCTGAAACAGTGTTCAATGTATTGTTTGTCCTATAACATATAGAAATATATGGTTACTATGATTTCcaataatagaagaaaagagtGAGTGGGACAAAGTCTGTAAGAGCTAAGGAAATTACATCAGATggtaaattatgaaatataacaaggtacttttcatttttttcacacaGTTAGATGTATTATGAATAACAATATCAtggtaagagaaaaataaggataGAATTATATAGGAATAATGTTCTCATATGCATCTGGAATTAAACtagtaaaaatatgaaactgATTCAGATAagtttatacacacacatttacgTAAAACATTAGCATGATCAAAAAATATAATAAGGCAATCATCAAATAAAAATGCTATgataggaaatatttattaaatgcaaaataaatcagcaaagaaggaacagagagaCCACAGAGACATAAGgtatataagaaattaaatagtAAAACGAAGATGAACacccaattaaaacatacataatatgaaaattacataaataactcacaataaaagaaaactatagaactGAATACCTTACAACTGTGGATGCAATCTCCAATGCAAAATACTAGCATACTGAATTCTGCAACATAGAAAAATTATATGGCCTAACTACATGAGTTTGATGTCAGATTTGCAATGATGTTTTGACCCCTAAATATCAATCATTATGTCTTATCAATAGAATAAAAACCATTATGACATGATCATATCAAACATGCGTTAAGTATCTGACAAAAGCCAACACCCTTCCACAACAGGTGTACTCACAAACtcggaatagaagggaattttctcattctaatcATGGTCATCCTTCAAACACCCATGTCtaacatcacacttaatggtgaaaggaCTAAATGATCTCcttcaaagatcaggaacaagacaagatgttCGCTCTCTCCACTTACATTCAGGATTGTACTGGAGCTTTTCATCAGAAAActtaggcaacaaaaagaaataaatgccagGCAGACCAGAAAGGAGAATGTTTATTCTATTCAGAGATGACATGATTTTGTAtgaagaaaatcctaaagaatccccTACAAACTACTATACCTAATGAGATCAAAAAGGTGCAAGATATAAGATCAATCTAAAAAATTCAGTTATATTTCCTTATATatgcaatgaacaatccaaacatgaaatcaagaaaaaaattctattcagtcacatcaaaaaagataaaattcttaggaatagatttaactaCATAATTGTAAATTTTGCTTTCAGGAAATTAAAAACTGATGAAATGATGTAGatgatcaaaataaatgaaaaaatcctATGTTTATGATTCAGAACACCAGATATTAAGATCACAATAATCCCTCATTCAATCTAAAGATTCAATGAAATTCCTATCAGACTCTGAGCAAACtttttctgagaaatgatcaatAAGACTTGACACTCACATACAAAAGAACGTTGGGTCCTTATTTGCACAACATTTAAAACAACTCAAATGGATAAATActgcaatataaaaaaattattgaaattttagaataaaagtgAGGTAAAaattcatgaccttggattttcCAAAACCATCAGAAGAATGataaacaatagaaaatatataaaattgggcttcatcaaaaattaaatcttttCTGTTTCAAAGGACAAcatcaagaaagggaaaagagaacttaatgaatgggagaaaatatttgcaaatcatatacctGATAAGGAGTTTTGACTACAATATGAAACGACCATATACAACTCAATATAAAGATAACAAACATTATTTAAATGTTGCAGAGGATTTCAATAGACAGTTCTCTAAAGATTACACCCAAATATACAAAGCTGCATGAAAATATGCTCCATGTTAGTCATCTTGgatatcaaaatcaaaatcacactGTGATACTACTTCATAGATACTAGCATGGCTAGAATCAAAGATTCAGGATTTTCACAATAATATTCCTGGGATATCAGTGTTAAAAGATGAGCAACTATACATGTCACACAGTCCCATTCTCCACTGGATGCCTAGTAGGGAAGTGTCCCTTTGTAAAGTGACCAGACATTCATGTATTCCACAAATGGATACTGGGTACCTATTATGGGAAGGAACTTTCTTACTTTCTAGAACTGCAATGATGAAGTAATCCTCCTATTTTCCATTAACTTGATACAATACTTTCAGAGTCTAGATATTTGAAAATGACCATCTTCCATGATCCACGAGGAAAGCAAGGATAGAAGCTGTATTTGGGCATTCTGAATCATTCAAGAAGGAAAATCACATTGACTGGACTAACTAAGCAAACTGTCACCTAAATCATAATACTAACAGCCAGCGTTCATATGGTGATCAGCATTCATACTCTTGATCAGCTGCACACTTGTTCCATACTAATGACAATATTGAGATGGATAGAGTATAATGTCTTTTACAGAAGAGTACAGCTCTTTTCAATACCATGTATCTCCAAATCAGGGTGAACAAAGGGAGAGGAGAAGTGGAAAGGGAAGACTTGTAGTCAGAAGTAACAGCCTGTGTTAAGACTCTGGTACAGAGATACCTGAGGGGGTTCAGACAGGATATTGTGTTATTACAGTTGAAGAGTAAAGATTCAATCAGAGTCAGATGAGAAGTTTGGGGGAAATAGATATCCCATCACATTTAGTTATTAAGCACTGCATGTCCATCTCTTCGGAGATTATAACTTCTTTGAGAACAGAGAAgagtttaaattcatttttattatatattctgaCCCACAATCCCTTGCCAACTGCTACTTCAACTGCTgctgtttttcttgtttctgtgtttAGATTCAAACTGGCCCATGGAACTCAGCTATGTCAGTGATGATGTCACACAAGGGTTACTGGAAGTCTTGGTGCTCACTCATATCCCAACTGCTCTTCTGGGAGGTTGGTGATCTGAGATCTCCCTGTGGGAGAGCGACTTTGACTATAGACTGGCAGATAATTAGGACTAAATCCAAGGCCCCAACTCAGGAGAGGCTGGAACAGCTCCTCCAACTGGGAGGTGTGATAAAACCTTTCAGAAACTCCTCTTTTAAGTTCACATTCACCCAGACAAGATGATGCAGCAGTCTGCAAGGAAGAGACCTTTCTCTGAAACCTTAGGTAAGAAGGAAAACTGTCTCTGACTGATGGTCAGTGGGCCATGAGGCAGTTTATTTTCCTGCCTAGATTTCCCCTAATTTCCCTGGAATTTGATTTATCTTGGGCCAGAGAAAAGATGTGTATTGGAAAGGAGGCAATAACTCACCAAGGTTTTCACTGAGAGCATAATTCTTTCATGTGGTAGACCATTAACAAAAGTGTGTAATACGaatgaataataatgaaataaatgagtaaacaaacaaaataattaagtGGCATCTCAGGGATTTCTATAATAGTTTCAAAAAAGTTGCTCACTTTTCAGTTTTGAAACCTAACTTCTTCACGTagatgaaaaggaaggaagggggcaaCTGAGTCAGAAGGATGCGGGCAAGGGGAACAAGGTGGCCTTTTGAAGATTTTTCCTTCACCGTTATTACATATTGGGTATGAGAGTCACAGCATATTTTGAAGAATcttgaaaagaaagcaaatgtttAGGGAGTTCTGTGAGTGGGTAGTGTGATGGAGCCAGTATCACATATTCACCCCAGGTGTCCTAGTCCTGTGAGCTCTGCTCCTCTCAGGCAGATGAGTTGTGCAGGCCCCTCCCTCCTTAGCTCCAAGGAAATCCACCCTGTTTGTCTCCTGCCTGCTACTTTCCAAGGACCTAACACCATGTAAAGGCATAGCCTCACTTCATGATCATGGTTTTAATTCTTACTTTACTCAAACTGAGCTGCTACTGTAATTCATTCCCCCAAGCCAATTTCCTTTGCCCACCCTACCCCTCCTCTGCTTCTCTCATCTGCTCCATCCCCTAGTGCAGCCTACCTTCCTGTTACCTTCTCCATCGCTGCCTGCCTCTAACATCCTCATGCATTTCAGTCACCCCTCTCTATCCAAAGACTCTGAATGGATTTTCACACTTCATTCAACCCTGATATCAAGAACTCTTggctccatctttttttttcattgtgaataaTCTGATCTTATTCTGAAATACACAGAAAACTTTAAGCTGATGATTACATACTCCCAGATAATTTTCTTTGAGGTTGCTGCATCATGACCATCTGAGATATATAGAATCATGACTTTAAGACATGAAGAACTGTGTTCTGGATACATTATTTGATCCTGAAAGAGATGACTTAATAAGGATATGTTAATGGAAGTTTTATTCAGGGGAAACACCTTTTACATGGAATTATTGCTtagtgaaaatgataaaaatgagagGTATAATGGTACGAAGTAAAACAATTTATTCAAATTCCTTTCTTTAAACGTGATTTCCTTTATATAAGCTTTCCCTGAAAAGAATTtgaaatcagatttttaaaaaaaggttaccATTACTTCTATTTCACTATTCACCCTCCAAATTACTAAGATTATTTTCACAGAATACTTCTTTTAGAGAAGTAACATAAAATGAGGAAAGTTCAGGCACATGGGGTAATTTCTACATTCCAAAGCAGAAATCaattggaatttaaaaatcaaaaataaaagaaaaaatttaaaggatgAATCTACAACTGAAAACATAGAACCCCAATATGTATTAGTACTTCTGAAGAGTAAAAATGTTTGTGATAAGGTGATACCTTAATTAATATAATGCGCACAGGACATGAAGTTGCCCACACAGTGTCACCAAAGTAAAAGGAGCCCTGTGAAAGGAGAAAGAACTGACAAGATTCAGTAGTGTCAGGGAAGGTCTGGATGGAGAAGTCTCAAGTGATCTCTGAGATAAAAGCCTGAGCTCACTGCTGTCCACCCACGATTCAAACAGGTCATTAAAATAACTCTGTTTTCAGATGTTGTGACTGGAGAGGAGAGTGCCAAGCAGCCTACGACACAGAGATCAGAAAGTCCAGACTCCAGGCCCAGTAAGATCCCAAGGGTGTCTGAGAGCTCTTCTTCCTCGACTTCGACTGAGAAGACCTCAGATTCAGCAGACTCCCAGTCCGGGTCTCCTGCTGGGCAGCAATGGGTCAGGTGTGCCTATTTCACCAGAGTGCACACAGTAAAGGGTGTAGCTGTTGAGTGGCAAACCGGAAGCACATTCTCACCCGTGGGAAAAGCACCCCAGGTCTTTGAGGCTGAGCTCTCTGAAGAGAGCACCATTGGCTCTCTCCCAAGTCCAACCAACACCAGGTCCCTGCTCAGCTCCCCGGAGCCCTTCCAGGAGCAGCCTGACATACCCACCCCCGAGCCTGTTGTCCATCTGGAGGAGGAGAGGGCCCGGGCTGCAACCCCAGAAGGGCTAGTCACCACCGAGCTCGGGTTCCGCTGTGTAGCCTGTTGCCGGGTGTTCCTGAGCAGGGGGGCGCTCCTGGCACATGCAGAGCACGGCGTCAAAGAGGGATTCAGCTGCCGCGTCTTCTATGAAGAGATGCTGGAGAGGCAGCGGCCCCACTCAGAAAGGCGCCCTCATCAGCGGTGTCTCCAGATGGCCCACCGTTGCATGAAGGCCAAtgtgagaaggaaaataaaagtaaaggaaaaagtcTGTCGCCGCTTACAGGAGAAGTTGGAGGAACAGAAACAAGATCTGCGGCAATTGCAGCAGGAGTTGCTGAGGCTGCGGAGCCACGAGGCGCAGCAGAAGAAAATGAGAGCAGCGCACCCTCAAGGGCAGAGGGGGAAGCGCTTAAAGACACCATAAAACACACTGACATGGACAGGGAAGGGGGTTTGGGCTGGGAAATGTGGGATTTTCTGTTGAAACTTCCCTTTAGGTTCCTTCAACCCATCTCCTCTTTAAGAAGCTCCCCTCCTTCCATTGTAACACCTCTACCCCACCCCAGTGTCATGGGCAGTACCACCCTAGGAGGAACTGGACTGTAACAGCCTCAGAACAGCTGACATCAGTTCAGGCTCAGAGTCCCACCCAGGCCAGGAGAAGACAGATGCCTCATCTGGATAGTGAGTTTTACAAGGCTCTGCACGTGAGCCACACGGTAAGTTAGGAAGGAGGTTATGGGGTATTGTTGGAACACGGGAGGCTGAAATGGGTCACAGCCTAGGTGACTCCAGGGGAAACGTGTTTCTGAAGGATGCTATAACAGATTTTTAATGCAGAAGGAAGAGGAGCAGTGCCAGACTGTGGGGGATCCTGCCTGCCTGGAAACAATCTACCAACATCCAGGCAGTGAAAAGAAGGAGGGCCCTGGCACAGGACAGGAGGACATCATGAAAAAGAGTGAGTTCATGATATCCCAGTAGTTGCCTCACAGAGAGAATCTGAATTGGGGTTTAGCATGTATTACTTCCTCTTGATTTGAGTGTAAGCAGCAGCTGGTATAGAAAAATTCCACTGGGtgctatattttctaaataagtgtAGAACCAGTAGCTCATGGATAACTGCTGCAAAGATGTCCTTGACTATATACAAacacttttcaattttcttttaagtagatTTTACTCTGTGATTTTATTAATATCTTTGACCTttgttggcttttattttttctcttctataactCAACTATCCTGAGATCCTTCCCTGGAACAACCTGAGCTGAGAGTAAATGCATAAAAGAGAGCACAAAATCTCCAAAACCTGGACAGGACAACATACTAGACAATCACATATAAGGAAGAGATGGGAAATTCAGAACCAGATTCATTAATGAGGAAAAAGGTCTAGTCACATGCACAGCATCAAGTCCCTGGGCCTGGAAGTCTTGAAGGTGACAGAGGCGTTTCCACCTACTTCAGAGATGAGACCCAGAGTGACATGGGGAAGCCTTCAGAGACACTGGAAGGGGATAAGGGCCTGTCACATAACATTTACAGTGTgtcctatttttatttctcagagaGACAGTGATGGCTCCAGTGAGCAGAGTGAAGTTGGGGCTATGAGATGACATCTATccatacaccacaatcaagtaaAACAAAAGCCAATGAAGCACTGATGTCTGCAGTTGGAGACGGGCAGAGGATGGCTCATGACTTCCAACAACCTGAAGACTTTTGgctaaaatattctttttccttgatAGCTGCATCTTCTCAGTTAACTTCCTCTATGGTAAGTCTGGTGAAAAAGGCTACAGTATCCAAGAGTGAGTTTTCAACTGGAGCAATGGGGTGGAAGGTGTTAGCACCACAGGAGAGTAAGAATCCTGTGGAGGCCCATATGTTCCCTAGTGAATTGTCCACTGTGTCCAGCTGCTTCCTTATCTCTAGACATAAACACGCAATATGTACTTCAAGAATAAGTCAATTAACACTCAGAATTGTTTCCTGTCATTTCTAGATATGAGATCAGAAGAGGTCACTGACTCCAAATAGGAAGTAGGAGATCACTGGGTCTGGACTTTTATGCAGTTTGTGGACATGCTTTTCTTCCAATCATTAACATCTTGGTACACCATGTTATAGTATGTTTTTGTTGCCTATttagaaaataacaaacaaaatttgttaatacattttaacatatataGGTATTTAACTTACAGACTGCATTGTCACATTACaagaattgtaaacttttataaagaaataagcagaatcatctcacacccaccagaatggccattatcaacaaaacagaaaatgacaagtgctggagaggatgcggagaaagaggcacacttattcactgttggtgggaatgtcaaagggtgcaaccactgtggaaggcagtttggcggttcctcaaaaagctgaatatagaattgccatacgacccagcaataccattgctaggtatctactcaaaggacttaagggcaaagacacaaacggacatttgcacaccaatgtttatagcagcgttatttacaattgcaaagagatggaaacagccaaaatctccatcaacagaagagtggctaaacaaactgtggtatatacatacgatggaatattatgcagctttaagacaagataaacttgtgaaccatgtaataacatggatggacctagagaatattatgctgagtgaatccagccaaaaactaaaggacaaatactgtatggtcccactgttgtgaacggacattcgagaataaacttgaaatatgtcattggtaacagagttcagcaggagttagaaacagggtaagacaatgggtaattgaagctgaagggatacagattgtgcaacaggactagatacaaaaactcaaaaatggacagcacaataatacctaattgtaaagtaatcatgttaaaatactgaatgaagctgcatctgagctatagggttttttttgtttttgtttgcttgttggtttgtttgttgttgttgttttttactattactactacttttatttcttttctttatattgacattttttatctttttctgttgtgttgctagttcctctaaactgatgcaaatgtactaagaaacaatgatcatgcatctatgtgatgatgttaagaattactgagtgcatatgtagaatggtatgatttctaaatgttgtgttaatttcttttttttctttccgttaataaaaaaaaaaaaaaaaaaaaaaaaaaaagaaataagcagagCCATACCCTCATGTAAATTGTACCTCCTCCATCAAGATGTGCAATTTTAACAACACACATGTATCGTTTCATGCTTTATTCCTTTTGGAACTTATATATAGGTACAGATACACATGTTCATCTCTGTTTGCTTTTAGGGAATACAGGCCACACTCTCCCCACTTGCTATCTGTCGTTTAACAATTAATCATGGTTCCCTGTAATTCAGTACATATGGCACCCACAAtatcatttcaattgtttaatttttaaattcttattaatACATGTGTTATATAAATGGTAACTATTATGGTACACTTCACACATGTTCATAAATAACTCTACTGGGGATCACATGTCCGAGTTCTTTATGTCCCGTGTTTTCTGCCTGCTCTGACTCTCTACTCCCTGTACTTGTCCCACAAATGAACCCAAggtaatttataataaatatctaCTAAATAGTCTACCTTATAGTTCATGCCTAAATAATCATACCCACATATCCAAATCTATCTATCTACTCTATTTTgcacacatgtatatgtatgcTTGTCTTTAAATATATTACTTGTATTCTTTCAACCAAATGGGCTCATTTTATGTATGTTCCTCTGCAACTTGCATTTCTCCCAATACAATActtggcatttttctttctcaactgctATTGCTCCCTTTCATTATGATGGCTGCCTAATATATGCTATGGTTTTACCATATATTATTCTATATATTACCATCAAAGGGAAgtaattttcattctctttttctgtcattaTTGACTTTAAAGCTGCCAATATTTTTTCTGtacatttctctctttgaaataatttctaatggTGAGATTTGCAGTTcagtatattttagaattttgtaGCTATCACTAAGTTGCTTTCTGTAAAATCATGTAATAAGGTTCTTCTTTGACAATGCAAGTGCATATGCTTTTCCACACAACCCAGCTTATGACAGctatattagtttcttaaatttGAACAGCTTCACTGGtactttgacatttttttccatttagcagCATTTGTGAACAACTTCATTCACCTATCTCAGgcattttgatttttgatgaatgtCCTGCTTTAATTCATCCTTCATTTTTCAAGGGCTGAATTTTTGTACCTATTTTCCTACTAAGATGAAAATTCATAGGTTCATGGGTGGTTTGGTGGGAAAGTTCTTGCCTTCCATATGTTTCCAGACCACGCAGGGTCTTGCATTCCCAGAACATGCACCGCCCCCCCAAAAGAGTTATTAAACCTATGTCATCTACAGTTAAATAACGTTCCAAAACAATTATTCATTATTAATGCATACAATTCAAATTCCTACTTCTTTCAATGTTTCTTACCCCAAACTCTCCTATGCCCACATCTACAAGGTCAAAGCCTCTTATCTTTCCCATCTCATGGAAAGCTCGGTTGATGATTGGGACAGAGACACTCTTGTCTTTGCAGATTGAGAGGAGATCAATGTGTCTAACTCCTCATTTAGGAGATCTTTGCTCCATTAATTCTACTTCTATTTTCAACCTCACCTCTCAGCTCTACAGTCGAGTGTGCCAGTCTACCCAACCCTAGAGCCTTTTTTAAGTGTTCATGTTTGCAGGGCTTAGAGTTCATTCATCTCTGATGTTAACATTTAATTTTCTCTATATTCACTTCCTATTTGTAATAACCTGTATTAgattaaactgccagaatgcaatataccagaaatggaatgactttttaaaagggaatttatttagttacaagtttatagtcctaatCCTATGAAAAAagcccaaactaaggcacccaagCATAGACACCTTAATTCACAGAAGACCgatgggtctgaaacacctctgtcagcaagGTAGtaacgtggctggcatctgctggttccttccTTGGGCTCCTAtggtttcagcttctgttcctgtgggggttccttctCCGAGGCtgcctttcatctcttggcacCACTTGGCTCTCCAgcttctgacttgcttaacatctcatggtgacatctgcttaggctccaagcctctccaaatatccatgtctctgttctccaagtgctggcatctgtgtcagctctgctctgaagtttctgttggttctgtcatttctgctctATCAGTTCTGATGCttttgtcatttctgtaggctctgtcctttctggtgtttctccaaactgtttccccttttaaagaatctagtaatctaatcaagacccacctggaaggtggagtcacatctccactaatcaaaagttaatacccacaattaggcatgtcatatctccatggagataatctaatcaagttccttacctacattattgaatcacaATTAAATGAAATAGCTGCCTCCATCCACAAGatagaatcagaattaaaacatggcttttctggggtccaaaatattttcaaactgcacACTCAGCttagctttaatattttttatatccaCACTGATACCTTTTTCTTCCTACCACAAGGTACCTTCtcttatagaaaaataaacattaccTAGA
The genomic region above belongs to Tamandua tetradactyla isolate mTamTet1 unplaced genomic scaffold, mTamTet1.pri scaffold_183_ctg1, whole genome shotgun sequence and contains:
- the LOC143673196 gene encoding uncharacterized protein LOC143673196, producing MMQQSARKRPFSETLDVVTGEESAKQPTTQRSESPDSRPSKIPRVSESSSSSTSTEKTSDSADSQSGSPAGQQWVRCAYFTRVHTVKGVAVEWQTGSTFSPVGKAPQVFEAELSEESTIGSLPSPTNTRSLLSSPEPFQEQPDIPTPEPVVHLEEERARAATPEGLVTTELGFRCVACCRVFLSRGALLAHAEHGVKEGFSCRVFYEEMLERQRPHSERRPHQRCLQMAHRCMKANVRRKIKVKEKVCRRLQEKLEEQKQDLRQLQQELLRLRSHEAQQKKMRAAHPQGQRGKRLKTP